CCATCCCTTGAAGATGTTCTCGAGCGACGAGTACATCCGCACGCTCGCCCACTCGCGCCCCCACGACACGCGCGGCCGCATGCCCATGCGCTTCAGCAACATCGCGATCGCGACGTCTTCGCAGTATCGGTCCTTCACCACCTCATGCGTGCCCATCTTCTCGTAGGCATCCCGGCTGATGAGCAGGAACTGCCCGTTCGCAAATGCGGTGTTGCGCATGTAGTTCGCGTTGCACAACGGCACGAGGTACATCGTGCTCGCCGCCGACGCCGCCAACGGCACAAGCAGGCTTTCCCACGTGCTGTGGCTCTCCAAACGCGGCAGCAGACTCAGCAGGTCGAACCTCTTGTTGATGACGACCGACATCGCCCCTGACAGCGCATCCGGTTCCAGCACCACGTCGGAATCGACGAACAACAACCACTTCCCCTCGGCCAACTTCTGACCTTGGAACAGGGCGTTGTTCTTGCCCGTCCAACCGGGTTGCAGCGTGTTCTCCTGCACGTGCAGGACCGACAGCCGTCCGTCGGCGGCGGCCATCTCGTCCATGATGGCGCCGGTGGCGTCGGCGCTGCGATCGTTGATCGCGATCACGCGGAAGTTCGGGTAGTCCTGCGCCAGCGCCGACTGCAGGCAACCACGAATGCGCTCGCCTTCATCTTTGGCGGGAATGAGAATCGTGACGGGCGGAAACTCGTTGGTGAAGTGCGGCAGCGGTGGCCGCTTCATCAACAGCATCTTGCGACGGCCATTGAACATGAGGTAGCCGTAGGCCATCCACGTGAGGGGGCCCATCAACCAGTACGATGCCAGAAACAGGAATTCTAAAGTCACTCAGTTCCGCCTTCAGCACCATCATATGGGTTTTGGAAGGAATGTTAAGGTGGCGGGGACGTGACGTTGAAGGAGAGGAGAAACTCGACAAACTTTCCGTAAGCGACTCATCGCGCAACCGCCGGCGAATTCAACTCTCCGGCCGTGAATACTCCATCACCGGCTGCGCCTCCACCTGCCGGCCGGTCAGATGCGCCACGATCCGGTCCACATGCACGTGGCAGTTTTCCAGGAATACGCTGTATTTGTCCTGCGTGCCCGCAACGGCGGTGCCGGCGACGTATATGCCGGGGACGCTCGTCTCCATCGTCTGCGGGGCGAACGACGGCGCGCGGCACTCGTCCGACAGTTGCAGCCCCGCCAGCTCGAACAGCGTCGAGTCCTGCTCGTAGCCGATCAACGCCAGCACGAAGTCGGCCTCCACCTCGGTCGTGTCGGTTCCGCACGGTTCAAAATCGCTTGTACAGCGGGCGAGGCTGAC
This region of Tepidisphaeraceae bacterium genomic DNA includes:
- a CDS encoding glycosyltransferase; translation: MTLEFLFLASYWLMGPLTWMAYGYLMFNGRRKMLLMKRPPLPHFTNEFPPVTILIPAKDEGERIRGCLQSALAQDYPNFRVIAINDRSADATGAIMDEMAAADGRLSVLHVQENTLQPGWTGKNNALFQGQKLAEGKWLLFVDSDVVLEPDALSGAMSVVINKRFDLLSLLPRLESHSTWESLLVPLAASAASTMYLVPLCNANYMRNTAFANGQFLLISRDAYEKMGTHEVVKDRYCEDVAIAMLLKRMGMRPRVSWGREWASVRMYSSLENIFKGWSRIYYSAKVGSPWAMIAAVKFILFCCFSFFPAFLWGLWMLTQPANLLKWYWLGGAVLHFGLMVYFIGILYAWCGNPRRNGWAWPVSLAMLLAILFRALKMCITKKVEWRGTTYGHTMAANLKGGGQAG